Genomic DNA from Elusimicrobiota bacterium:
CTCGGGCATATTAATGCCTTTATGTTCCTTTATTAATCCGGAGACAATAACTTCCGTCTTAAGAGTATCTTTCCCGACTGATTCAACCTTTAACGCTATATTTCCATCATCAATGTAAATATATTGCCCTTTTTTTATAATGGATAAGGGCCCTTCGTAATCTAATGGAACTATATTTCCTTCTCCCAGAACCTTTTGCTTAGTCAAAAATAATTTTCCGGCTTTTTTTACTTTTACAGGTCCGCCATTTTTGAGCCTTCCTATTCTTATGCGGTAACCTTCCAGGTCTCCCAATATTTTTATCTTCTTATTATATTTTTTGTTCAGCTTTTTGACCGACAATATCCTTTCAAGGTGTTTCTTATGGTTCCCGTGCGAAAAATTTAATCTCACAACATCCATGCCGGCTTTAATCATTGAAAGCAGAACATTCGTTTTTTCCGATGCCGGCCCTAGAGTACAAATTATCTTTGTCAAAGCCATTTCAGTCCTCTTATTGGCATAATCTATCTTTTTATTCTCTTCTGAATTTTATCAAAAATACTTGTTATTCGCAAATAACAAATAATTAAGGCATTATTCCTTTGATGAGGGTTAATAATAATAAACCCCGTTAGAAATAGTTTAATACCTGTTTATTCACAAAACAGCGAAAAGCCGTATTTTGCCAATCTCTGCAGTTATTGATTCTTCTTATCGCTTCACTATTTCTAACGGGGTAAAGGTTCAGGTCTTGAAATATGTTTAAACATTTAGTAGAATTATTGCATGAAAAAATCAATCCTTTTAAGTCTAATCTTCTTAGGATTTGTTTTAACATCGTTCTCGGCATCTAAGAGCCAAAAAACTTCCGATGCTCACCGCATCACGGTCAAACCGGGGCAAACTTTCCAAATCAAGCTCCAGGCAAACCCCACTACAGGTTATACCTGGCAGATGCAAAATCCGATTGATAAATCCTTCCTGACAGTTTTAAACAAAACATTTACTGCAAAAAGTAAATCGGCAGGAAATCCCGGAAACGAAGTTTGGCAGTTTAAAGCTTTAAAGAAGGGAACGATTTTTATAACCTTTGCCTACAGAAGAAGCTGGGAAAGCGAAGTGCAGAAGAAAGAGTCGTATGCCGTTTATATAAAATAGCGCTTC
This window encodes:
- a CDS encoding protease inhibitor I42 family protein, with the translated sequence MKKSILLSLIFLGFVLTSFSASKSQKTSDAHRITVKPGQTFQIKLQANPTTGYTWQMQNPIDKSFLTVLNKTFTAKSKSAGNPGNEVWQFKALKKGTIFITFAYRRSWESEVQKKESYAVYIK